CCGCCATCCTCTCGCCAGCGAGGACAAGTTTCAGCAGGCATCGGAGGAGCTGAGCGCAGTGGTCAGCGCCACGGAGGCGGCGACCAACACGATCATCTCCTGCACGGAGGAGATCGAGGAGATCGTCCATGAACTGAGGGCGCAGCTGCCCGACGGCTATCAGTCGAGCCGCGTCAACGACATGAACGAGATGATCGTCCGCATCTTCGAAGCCTGCAATTTCCAGGATCTGACGGGCCAGCGCATCACCAAGGTCGTCCGCGCACTCTCCTTCATCGAGGAGCGGGTGGATGCCATGATGGGCGTCTGGCACAAGCGCGAGTTCGAGACCATGCCGCTGCCCCCCGGTATCGCCGCCAAGGACGGCGACCTGGAACTCCATGGGCCGAACAAGGTGGATCCCAACAAGGGCATGATCAGCCAAGCGGATATCGACGCGCTGTTCGGGTGATCCCTGGAGCAGTCAGCAGCCCGTCAGTTGTTCCTGCGCGGCGCGAAGACCGCTTCCAAGCTCGCTGCGTCGAGGATACGGTCGGCCCACAGGTTCAGATCGTCGTCGGATGCCTTGAGCACGCGCTGAAGAGTGGTCTCCGGCAAGTTTCCGAAGCGTCGGCGGAGTTGGCGCAGCAGGATCTCGGCTTTGCCTTCTGCTTTTCCCTCCGCCTTGCCCTCCGCATGGCCCTCGGTCTTTCCCTGGACCCTGCCGATCTGGATGCCTTCGGCCATCCACTGTTCCGACGCGATGGACATGCTCCTCTCCTCCTGGCCCGGCAGGATCTCTCCGAGCATCCCGCTCAGCAGTCTTCGAAATCCGCTACACTGCAGAAGCTATCAACATTGGCGGAGCAGCCGTCCGTCAATTGGTTCTGCGCGGCGCGAAGACCTCCTCCAGGTTCGACGCATCGAGGATGCGGTCGGCCCACAGGTTCAGATCGTCGTCGGATGCCTTGAGCACGTGCTGGACCGTGATCTCCGGCACGGTTCCAAAGCGGCGGCGAAGCTGGCGCAACAGGATCTCCGCCTTGCCCTCTGCCTTACCCTGGACTTTGCCGATCTGGATGCCTTCGGCCATCCACTGTTCCGACGCGATCGACATGACCCTCTCCTCCTGTCCCGGCAGGATTTCTCCGAGCACCTCGCTCAGCAGCCCCGGCGGTATCTCGTTGGGCTCGGCGACAATGTAGCGCACGAGGGTTATCAAGTCATCGACGCTGAGGGCCGCCGCCGCACGGCCGAGCGTCAGCAGCTTGGTCCGCAGGTCGCCGCCGGCATCGCCATGTTTCAGGATCAGCAATCCTATCCGTAACGCCTTCTGGCGCGACAGGACGGCGTCGTCGATCCGGCCCAGGTCTGCGAGCGAGTATCTGAAATCCAGCACATGCGGCCGCAGCGCCTCGTCGTCGAAATCGAGCCCCTCGGCGAAGGTGAGCGGCACCTGCCACTCGGACCTTCCGTGATAGACTACCAGCGGCATGATCAGCGGCAGGCGCCGGTGCCCACCGTCCGCCGTCGTCCCCTCGTTCCGCAGCCACCATTCCCAGATCCGGACCATGTATACCAGGAGCTGCAGACCGATGCCGGGATCGGGCGAGGACTTGTGCTCGACCAGGACGAAGATGAAGGCGTGCCGGCCGTCCCGGGTGCTGACCCGGTACAGGCGGTCGGCCCGGTACTCCCGCAGTTCGCCATCGACGAACGAAGTGTTCACCAGCTCCGGCGCTTCCGGCCCGAGCCGCTCGGCGACCTCGGCCGGCAAGCGTTCCTTCAGCAGCGCGCCGGCGGCGCCCGGCTGGTCGAGCAGGAGCTTGAAAAACTGGTCATGGCGCCGGGTGATGCGAGCGGACATGGGCGGGGTGCGACCGTATGCGAAGGGGCTCTCCCCATACGCGCGGAGGGGCCCGGTCCGCAAGCGGGCCGGGCATCCCGCCCTGCGGCATCTTCACACCGTCAGGTACCGCCTCACTTCAGTTTCCACCATGCCGGCCTTTGGGCCGGCCAGCACCACCTCGCCGCGGTCCATCACCGCGAAATGGTCGGCCAGATCGCGGGCGAACTCGAAATACTGTTCGACCAGCAGGATCGCCATGTCGCCGCGGTCGCCCAGCTTCCGGATCACCGCCTCGATCAGCTTGATGATCGAGGGCTGTATGCCTTCAGTCGGCTCGTCCAGGATCATCAGGCGCGGGCGGGTGACCAGGGCGCGGGCGATGGCGAGCTGCTGCTGCTGCCCGCCCGACAGGTCGCCGCCGCGCCGGTTCAGCATGGTCTTCAAGACGGGGAACAGCTCGAAGATCTCGTCCGGGATGGTTCGGTCCTTGCGGGGCAGGGGGGCGAAGCCGGTCTGGAGGTTCTCCAGCACGGACAGCCTGGGAAAGATCTCGCGGCCCTGCGGCACATAGGCGATGCCGCGTCGGGCGCGGTCGTGCGGTGCCAGGCGGGCGATGTCCTGGCCTTCCCACAGGATCCGGCCATGGCGGATCGGCTCCAGCCCCAGCACCGCGCGCAGGAGGCTGGTCTTGCCGACGCCGTTGCGGCCGAGCAGGCAGGTGACCGCGCCCTTCGGAGCGTTCAGCCCGACCCGGCGCAGGATATGGCTGGCGCCGTAATAGAGGTCCACGTCTTCGACGGTCAGCATGGTTTCAGCGCCCCAGATAGACTTCGATGACGCGATGGTCGGCCTGCACGGTGTCGATCGATCCTTCGGCCAGGACCGATCCCTCGTGCAGGACCGTCACCTTGGCGCCGAGCGCCCGAACGAACTCCATGTCGTGCTCGACCACCACGATGGAACGCTCCCGCGCGATGTCGAGCAGCAGGCGGGCGGTCGTCTCGGTCTCGTGGTCGGTCATGCCCGCGACGGGCTCGTCCAGCAGCAGGAGCTGGCCTTCCTGCATCAGCAGCATGCCGATTTCCAGCCACTGCTTCTGGCCGTGGCTGAGGGCGCCGGCCTTCTCGGTCCGCCGGTCGCCCAGCCCGATCACGCCCAGGATCTCGTCGATCCGGCGGGCCTGCCCCCCGGTCAGGTGGAAGAACAGGGTGGCGAAGGTGCCGCGGTCGGTCTTCAACGCGAGTTCCAGGTTCTCGAACACGGTCAGGTGCTCGAACACCGTGGGTTTCTGGAACTTGCGGCCGATGCCCAGGTTGGCGATGGCGGCCTCGTCCAGCCTTGTCAGGTCGACATTGCCGTTGAACAGCACGTCGCCGGTGTTCGGCTTGGTCTTGCCGGTGATGACGTCCATCATGGTCGTCTTGCCGGCGCCGTTCGGGCCGATGATGGTGCGCATCTCGCCTTTGTCGATCACCAGGCTCAGGCTGTTCAGTGCCTTGAAACCGTCGAAGCTGACCGACACGCCGTCCAGGTACAGGATGGACCCGGCCGGCTGGCGGGCGGTGCGGACCGGCGTCGCCTCGACCGGCAGGACCAGTTCAGCGGCGTCAGGCGCCGTGCTTGCTCGCAGCATTGCCGCCGACCTCCTTGGGTGCCGAAGTGGATTTGAGGGCGATCCTGTCCCTGACCTGGCCCGCCAGGCCGACGATGCCGCGCGGCAGGAACAGGGTGCAGACGATGAACAGGGCGCCCAGGAAGAACAGCCAGAATTCCGGCGCCGCGCCGGTGAAGAAGCTCTTGGCGCCGTTGACCGTGAAGGCGCCCAGGATGGCGCCGAACAGCGTGCCGCGCCCGCCGACCGCGACCCACACCGCGATCTCGATCGAGTTGCCGGGCGAGAACTCCGACGGGTTGATGATGCCGACCTGCGGCACGTACAGCGCCCCGGCGATGCCGGCCAGCATGGCGGATACGGTGAACACGAACAGCTTGGCGTTGGTCACCGAATAGCCCAGGAAACGCACCCGGCTCTCCGCGTCGCGGATCGCCATGAGCACCCGGCCCAGCTTGGACGTGACGATGAAGCGGCTGACCAGATAGCCCAGCGCCAGCACCAGGGCGGAGGCGACGTAGAGTCCGATCCGGGTGCCCCGGTCCTGGATGTTGTAGCCCAGGATCTCCTTGAAGTCGGTCAGGCCGTTGTTCCCGCCGAAGCCCATCTCGTTGCGGAAGAAGGCCAGCATCAGGGCGAACACCATCGCCTGGGTGATGATCGAGAAATAGACGCCGGTGATCCGGGACCGGAAGGTCAGCCAGCCCAGCGCGAAGGCCAGCAGGCCGGGCACCGCCATCACCATCAGCATGGCGAACCAGAACTGGTCGAAGCCCCACCAGTACCAGGGCAGCTCGCTCCAGTTCAGGAACACCATGAAGTCGGGAACCTCCGCGTTGCCGTAGACGCCGCGGTCGCCGATCTGGCGCATCAGGTACATGCCCATGCAGTAGCCGCCGAGCGCGAAGAACGCGCCGTGGCCCAGGCTGAGCGCCCCGGCATAGCCCCAGATCAGGTCCAGGCTGAGGGCGAGCAGGGCGAAGCAAAGATACTTGCCGAGCAGGCTCAGCATGTATGTCGGCACATGGAAGGGGCTCTCCGGCGGCAGCGCCAGGTTCAGCACCGGCACCAGCACGACGGTCAGCACCAGGAGGATCAGGAAGACCTGCCAGCCCCGGCGGGATTCCAGGGTCGCGAGACGCGACATCAGCAGCATGGCTTCAGGCCTCCGCGGCGCGGCCCTTGAGCGCGAACAGGCCGCGCGGGCGCTTCTGGATGAACAGGATGATGAAGACGAGGATCAGGATCTTGCCGAGCATGGCACCGGCATAGGGCTCCAGGAACTTGTTGAAGATGCCCAGCGTCATGGCGCCCGCCAGTACGCCCCACAGGCTGCCGACCCCACCGAACACGACCACCATGAAGCTGTCCACGATGTAGCCCTGGCCCAGGTTGGGGCTGACATTGCCGATCTGGCTGAGCGCTACTCCGGCCACCCCGGCAATGCCGGAGCCGAGGCCGAAGGTCAGGGCGTCGACCCAGCCGGTGCGGATGCCCATGGCCGACGCCATGTTCCGGTTCTGCGTCACCGCGCGCATCTGCAGGCCGAAGGGGGTGTAGCGCAGCAACGCCGCCAAGCCCGCCAGCACCGCGAAGGCGAACAGGATGATGGCGATGCGGTTGTAGGTCAGCACCATGCCGGGCATGGCTTCCCAGGCGCCCGTCATCCAGCCGGGATTGGAGACCTCCTTGTTCGGGGCGCCGAAGATCGCCCGGACCGCCTGCTGAAGCATCAGGCTGATGCCCCAGGTCGCCAGCAGCGTTTCCAGCGGCCTGCCGTACAGGAATCGGATGATGCCGCGCTCCATCACGACGCCGACGGCGCCCGCCACCAGGAACGCGGCCGGGATCGAGAGGATCAGGTAGAGGCCGAAGAAGTCGGCGGGGATCCATTCGCGGAACAACTGCTGCACCACCACCGTGGTGTAGGCGCCCAGCATGATCATCTCGCCGTGGGCCATGTTGATCACGCCCATCACGCCGAAGGTGATGGCGAGGCCGATCGCGGCGAGCAGCAGGACCGAGCCCAGGCTGATCCCCTGGAACAGGTTGAGCGCCAGTTCTGTCATAGCGAGGCGGCTGTCGATCCGGTCGAGCAGGTCGGCTGCGGCGGCGCGCACCCGGGCATCCGGTTCGGCGAAGGTGCCGTCGGCGTTGACGGCGGCCAGCGGAGTCACCAGGGCCCGCACCTCGGGCGTCAACCGCTGGGACAGGTCGTTGACCGCGGCCAGCCGCTCCGCCGCGTCGGGGCTGCCCAGGCTCATCTTGGCGAAGGTCAGCGCCATGGCGGCGCGAACGTCCTCGACCGTCTCCCGGTCCAGCGCCTCGCGAAGCAGCGCCGCCGCTTCGGGCGTGCGGTCCTTGGCCATGGTCTCGGCGGCGGCGAGCCGCTTGGCCGGATCCGGGTTGTTGATCTGGAGCCGGCCGATGGCGCCGGCCAGGGCGCTGCGTAGCGCGTTGTTCACGTTGATGCGGGTCAGGTCGCGGCTGGACGCGGTTCCCAGTGCCTCGCCGGTGACGGCGTCGGTCAGGGCGATGTCGCGTCCGGCGCTTCCGATCACCAGCCGGCCGTCGTCCTTGCGCGTATAGAGACGATTCTCCGACATGGCTTGCAGGACCGGCGTCGCGCGGTCGTCACCCAGCAGCGCCAGCGCTTCGATGGCCCCGACCTTCTCGGCGAATCCCGGGGCCGCCAGTCCCGCGACCGTGTCGCCATACTCGTCCGCCCAGGCGGATGGGGCGGCGAAGGCGCCGAG
This Skermanella mucosa DNA region includes the following protein-coding sequences:
- the urtB gene encoding urea ABC transporter permease subunit UrtB, giving the protein MTILNSCLATAARVLRGLHAVMLAALVVCGLAGFGTALGAFAAPSAWADEYGDTVAGLAAPGFAEKVGAIEALALLGDDRATPVLQAMSENRLYTRKDDGRLVIGSAGRDIALTDAVTGEALGTASSRDLTRINVNNALRSALAGAIGRLQINNPDPAKRLAAAETMAKDRTPEAAALLREALDRETVEDVRAAMALTFAKMSLGSPDAAERLAAVNDLSQRLTPEVRALVTPLAAVNADGTFAEPDARVRAAAADLLDRIDSRLAMTELALNLFQGISLGSVLLLAAIGLAITFGVMGVINMAHGEMIMLGAYTTVVVQQLFREWIPADFFGLYLILSIPAAFLVAGAVGVVMERGIIRFLYGRPLETLLATWGISLMLQQAVRAIFGAPNKEVSNPGWMTGAWEAMPGMVLTYNRIAIILFAFAVLAGLAALLRYTPFGLQMRAVTQNRNMASAMGIRTGWVDALTFGLGSGIAGVAGVALSQIGNVSPNLGQGYIVDSFMVVVFGGVGSLWGVLAGAMTLGIFNKFLEPYAGAMLGKILILVFIILFIQKRPRGLFALKGRAAEA
- a CDS encoding Rpn family recombination-promoting nuclease/putative transposase; this translates as MSARITRRHDQFFKLLLDQPGAAGALLKERLPAEVAERLGPEAPELVNTSFVDGELREYRADRLYRVSTRDGRHAFIFVLVEHKSSPDPGIGLQLLVYMVRIWEWWLRNEGTTADGGHRRLPLIMPLVVYHGRSEWQVPLTFAEGLDFDDEALRPHVLDFRYSLADLGRIDDAVLSRQKALRIGLLILKHGDAGGDLRTKLLTLGRAAAALSVDDLITLVRYIVAEPNEIPPGLLSEVLGEILPGQEERVMSIASEQWMAEGIQIGKVQGKAEGKAEILLRQLRRRFGTVPEITVQHVLKASDDDLNLWADRILDASNLEEVFAPRRTN
- the urtD gene encoding urea ABC transporter ATP-binding protein UrtD; the protein is MLRASTAPDAAELVLPVEATPVRTARQPAGSILYLDGVSVSFDGFKALNSLSLVIDKGEMRTIIGPNGAGKTTMMDVITGKTKPNTGDVLFNGNVDLTRLDEAAIANLGIGRKFQKPTVFEHLTVFENLELALKTDRGTFATLFFHLTGGQARRIDEILGVIGLGDRRTEKAGALSHGQKQWLEIGMLLMQEGQLLLLDEPVAGMTDHETETTARLLLDIARERSIVVVEHDMEFVRALGAKVTVLHEGSVLAEGSIDTVQADHRVIEVYLGR
- a CDS encoding DUF4351 domain-containing protein; the protein is MAEGIQIGRVQGKTEGHAEGKAEGKAEGKAEILLRQLRRRFGNLPETTLQRVLKASDDDLNLWADRILDAASLEAVFAPRRNN
- the urtE gene encoding urea ABC transporter ATP-binding subunit UrtE, translating into MLTVEDVDLYYGASHILRRVGLNAPKGAVTCLLGRNGVGKTSLLRAVLGLEPIRHGRILWEGQDIARLAPHDRARRGIAYVPQGREIFPRLSVLENLQTGFAPLPRKDRTIPDEIFELFPVLKTMLNRRGGDLSGGQQQQLAIARALVTRPRLMILDEPTEGIQPSIIKLIEAVIRKLGDRGDMAILLVEQYFEFARDLADHFAVMDRGEVVLAGPKAGMVETEVRRYLTV
- a CDS encoding protein phosphatase CheZ produces the protein MMVDTTGRSARKPFMAELQQARRAVSPGSSQAEPAGFIAPLSPDASLPAGPISVEVDHTPVLRSIAELHAKFDRFMSSDRTDIEQIQVEIADISGRIKATKAEMAALRHPLASEDKFQQASEELSAVVSATEAATNTIISCTEEIEEIVHELRAQLPDGYQSSRVNDMNEMIVRIFEACNFQDLTGQRITKVVRALSFIEERVDAMMGVWHKREFETMPLPPGIAAKDGDLELHGPNKVDPNKGMISQADIDALFG
- the urtC gene encoding urea ABC transporter permease subunit UrtC yields the protein MLLMSRLATLESRRGWQVFLILLVLTVVLVPVLNLALPPESPFHVPTYMLSLLGKYLCFALLALSLDLIWGYAGALSLGHGAFFALGGYCMGMYLMRQIGDRGVYGNAEVPDFMVFLNWSELPWYWWGFDQFWFAMLMVMAVPGLLAFALGWLTFRSRITGVYFSIITQAMVFALMLAFFRNEMGFGGNNGLTDFKEILGYNIQDRGTRIGLYVASALVLALGYLVSRFIVTSKLGRVLMAIRDAESRVRFLGYSVTNAKLFVFTVSAMLAGIAGALYVPQVGIINPSEFSPGNSIEIAVWVAVGGRGTLFGAILGAFTVNGAKSFFTGAAPEFWLFFLGALFIVCTLFLPRGIVGLAGQVRDRIALKSTSAPKEVGGNAASKHGA